A segment of the Zingiber officinale cultivar Zhangliang chromosome 8B, Zo_v1.1, whole genome shotgun sequence genome:
TGAAGTTTCAGCTTATTATATCAAATGATGCACAAGTGGTCTTTTTGCTTATTGTTTTTCCATTCGCTGATAGTTTATTTGTACTATTATGAAGTCTAGATTGGTCACTCAATACATGATTGCAATAATATCCATGGACTGGAAAAAAAAAGGGTGAGATGATCCTTCAGTAACAAGCAATGATCAATGACCAAAGATAAATGAAGTTACATATAAAcatccaaagaaaaaaaaaaagtaaacaaCAATGGATGATAATGTTATAACAAAGGTTTGTTTCCTTGAAAATTCATCGAAATAGTATGAAAAGGAATTTAAATTGAATAGTAGACCAACAGCACAGCGGAAAATAGGCATGTCTAATGTGTTAGCTAGTGGTTAAAAATGTAGGCAGAGTGAAAACTAGAAGGAAAGAAACATAACTTGAGATTCAACCAAACTCACCTTTTGAATTGGCATCGACGACCACAAGTCGTATTTTCACATTATTGGGTGGCAAGTGCAGAAAAAGAGGTATGAGGTGCTGGTTCAGCGGGTTCCGGGTGCACACAATAATATCATCAATCTTCGTTTCCTCCTTCAACCTCTCCGTCAATTCGAGTACGCTCGTCCCTTTGAAAGTCAAATGAGGCCACTCCACACTGTCATCCACATTTCCAGCATCATCTGCAATGGCATAGAACACACTCCTACCTTCAACTTTGTGCACTGGAGCAGAAAAAGAATCCAATGACTGCAAGAACAACAAGAATCTGACTTTTAATACATTTGCAGTTAGAAAAGGATGGCTTTCCAAGTAACTACATGTAATATGAGATTTGGAAACTAAAAAAGGACTAGAAACACTCTCTGAAAATTAACAAAAGGGAAACAACAATCATCAAAGAGAATCAAAACATAAAAAAGcaatttttttattatgataGAAATTTTAAATCACATCGTGGTCAAATATGCAAAATATAGTCCCTGATATTGGTAAAATTAGTCGTTAATAGCATTGGTGATCGAATGTGCCAAACATGTATGCTGAAAAAGATAACAGTGTAAATAGCGTTTGATCCATGTGCAGCAGTTTTAGCCTAAGGAGGTTTGGCTCGCGTCTCTTCAAGCTAGAGAAACCGTAATGAGGAACAACTTATTCACATTCAGAGATTTTTGTCATGTGGCATCCTCCAATTGGCAGAACTCATTAAGGGAGACCAAGTATACAAAGGAGTCGAGAGATTGACTAGCTACAATAACAATCAAGAGCTATGATCCCACAGACAGTAAAAGCCCCATCTTGGACAATCTTGATCACGCCGAAGCTTAACGACATGCTGAAGCCCCATCTAAGCCCAATTATCATATCCTACCTATTCCATTTCAGATGAGTTGTGTTTACTTGACTTGTTCATCCAAGCTTCATTCGAATTGCTATCAGTTCGGGAGAATTAGATTCCAGCTCTACTCACCTCTGACAGAACTCGAAGCCAATGCCTTCGAACCAAAATCTATTCTAGGTCTGAGAGTCTAGCAGATTACTTATCCGTTGTGTTTTTGCCCATACCATTCCTTGAACTTGGAGaacaagtaaaaaaaatgaagaattttCATCGATTCAACTAGTCAAAAGAGGGTTAAAGCAAGAGAAAAGACCTCCAATCTGGACAACTTCTCCGACGAGGGCGGCATAGCTATCGGATCAGGGGTGGAAGGCGGATTGGGTTGGACCTCCAATTTGGGCAATTTCTCCGAAGAGGACGCCGCAGCCTTGTAACCAGGAGCGGAAGGCGGAGTGTGCAGGACCTCGACGACGTCCACATCCCAGAAGACCCACTCCTGGGTCACAGTCCGGTGAGGGACGTCGTGGGTGACGGAGTTGCGCCATGGGGGAAGACCGCCGTTGCCACGAAGGTAGTTACCGTATCGGGTCATGAGCTTGACCCTTGCGCCGTCCCGGACAGGCTCCCACTCGAGGGAGGAATCGAGGCGGGCGGGGAGGGTCTG
Coding sequences within it:
- the LOC122017093 gene encoding uncharacterized protein LOC122017093, whose amino-acid sequence is MEFFARAKAVRLRSHHDKYLAAEDDEERVAQDRDGSSRNARWTVERVDTAPHVLRFRSCYGRYLTASNEPFLLGVTGKKVTQTLPARLDSSLEWEPVRDGARVKLMTRYGNYLRGNGGLPPWRNSVTHDVPHRTVTQEWVFWDVDVVEVLHTPPSAPGYKAAASSSEKLPKLEVQPNPPSTPDPIAMPPSSEKLSRLESLDSFSAPVHKVEGRSVFYAIADDAGNVDDSVEWPHLTFKGTSVLELTERLKEETKIDDIIVCTRNPLNQHLIPLFLHLPPNNVKIRLVVVDANSKVAKNFNI